CAGGTCGGACAGTTGGTTGCGTTCTACGGGTACGCCGCGTTCCTGGTCCTGCCGCTGCAGACCGCGACCGAGTTCGCCGGCAAGCTGACCCGCACCCACGTCGCGGCCGCCAAGGTGATCGCGGTCCTCGGTGTCCGGAGCGACTCAGCGGCCGACGCCGCCACCGCTACCCTGCCGGACGGACCCGGCAGTCTGCACGACCCGAGCACCGGATTGACCGTCGCACCAGGGCAATTCGTCGCCGTCGTGTCCGCGCACCCTGAGGAGTCGGCGGCCTTGGCCGACCGTTTGGGCCGGTTCGGCGCCGAGCGCACCGAGGTGACGATTGCCGGTACGCCGATCGCGGACGTCCCGCTCACCGAGGTGCGGGAGCGTGTGGTCGTCTCCCAGATCGACCCCGCACTCTTCACCGGCCGGCTGCGCGACGAACTCGACCCCTGGAACCGCGCCAGCGACGCACGACTGCAGCAAGCCCTGCAGGTCGCGAGCGCCGAAGACATCCTGGACGCGGTCGACGACGGTCTGGACACACCGGTCGAAGAACGCGGACGCACCTTCTCCGGTGGCCAGCGGCAGCGCCTCACGCTGGCCCGGGCGCTGCTGTCCGAGGCCGAGATCCTGGTGCTGGTCGAGCCGACGAGCGCCGTCGACGCACACACCGAGGCGCGCATCGCGGGCCGACTGGTCGCCGAACGCGCCGGCCGCACCACCATCGTGATGACCGCCAGCCCGCTGCTGCTGGACCGCGCGGACGAGGTCGTGTTGTTGCAGGACGGTCAGGTGACCGCCCGCGGGACGCACGCCGACCTGCTACGGCACGACTCGGCGTACCGCCGGGTGGTTGTCCGCGGCGACGACGACGCGGTGGTGGGCGCATGAGCGACACCACGCGGCGTACCTTGCCGATCGCCACCCCGCGGCAGGTGCGCGAGCACACCCTGGCCCTGATCCGGCAGCACCGGGGGTTCCTTGCGCTGGTCGTCGGCCTGCAGGGCCTTGCTGCTCTGGCGGCGCTGGTCACGCCGTGGTTGATGGGCCGGTTGCTGGACGATCTGACGCGCGGCACGACGTACGCCGTCATCAACGAGATCGCGCTGGCCTTCTTGGCTGCTGTCCTGGTGCAGACCATCCTGGTCTGGTTCGCGCGGCGAGCGGCGTTCATCATGGGCGAGGGGGTATTCGCCCAACTGCGCGAGCGGTACGTCGAGCGGGTCGTGGAGTTGCCGCTGTCGACGGTGGAGCGGGCCGGGACCGGTGACCTGGTCGCGCGGACCACCAACGACGTCGAGGCGTTGGCGTACGTCGTGCGGTACGGCATCCCGTCGCTGTTCGTGGGTGCCGTGACGGTCACGCTGACCTTGATCGTGGGCTTCGTGGTGAACCCACTGGTTGCGATCGGGTTGCTGGTCGGCGTCCCGATGATGGTGCTGACCACGCGCCGGTATCTGCGGCTGGCCCGCGCACGCTATCTGCGGGAGCGCGCCAGCTACGCGGTCGGCAATGCCGTTGTCACCGAAACCGTCGAGGGTGCAAGGACCTTGGATGCCCTGCGGCTGCAGGAGCGCGGCCGCCAGCGGATCGATGCGAGCATCGCGGAGATGTTCGATGCGGAGATGGGCACCCTCGCGCTGCGACTGCGCTGGTTCCCATCCATCGACCTGGGCGTGCTGGGGCCGGTCGCGGTGGTGTTGCTGTGGGGTGGCTGGCTGGTCTTCGAGGGCCACGCCAGCATCGGGCAGGTCACGACGATCGTGCTCTACGCGCAGGCGATGGCCGGTCCGGTCGATGAATTGCTCGGCTGGCTCGACGAGATCCAGGTCGGCGCGACGTCGCTGTCCCGAGTCATCGGTGTCGAGGAGGTTCCGGCCGACCGGACCGCGACTGGTGCCCTGCCAGCGACCTCGGACATGGCGGCATCCGACGTGCGGTACGCCTACCGCACGGGTCGCGATGTGCTGCACGGGGTTTCGTTGGCGCTCCAGCCCGGCGAGCGGTTGGCCATGGTGGGTCCGTCGGGAGCCGGCAAGTCCACGCTGGGCCGGTTACTGGCCGGCATCGACGGTCCCCGAGAGGGGTCGGTCACCGTCGGTGAGGTGCCATTGGTGGATCTGAGCCTGCCGGTGCTGCGCGGGGAGGTGGCGCTGGTGACCCAGGAGCATCACGTGTTCGTCGGGACGTTGCGGGACAACCTGCTGCTGGCGGCACCCACGGCGACTGACGACGTGCTGCGCGAAGCGCTCGCCTCGGTGGACGCCGGGGACTGGGCAGCGCGACTGCCCGACGGCTTGGACACGGTCGTGGGGGCCGGCGGTCACGCGCTGACCGATGCGCAGTCGCAACAACTCGCGCTCGCGCGGCTCGTACTGGTCGATCCGCACACGTTGGTGCTGGACGAGGCGACCTCGTTGCTGGATCCCCGCGCCGCCCGGCACCTGGAGCGATCCCTCAACGCCGTCGTCACCGGACGCACCGTCGTCGCGATCGCGCACCGGTTGCACACCGCCCACGACGCCGATCGGGTCGCGGTGATCGAGGGCGGCCGGATCAGCGAACTGGGTTCGCACGACGAGTTACTCGCGATCAACGGCTCCTACGCGGCCCTCTGGCGCGCCTGGCGCTCCGAGGAGAGCGCCTAACATCCAAGTATGCGCGTGGTGGAGATCCTGACCAATCTGACCGTGCCGGACGTCGACCAGGTGCGCGCGTTCTACGCGGACTTCCTGGGGTTGAGCCAGGAGGAGATGAACCAGGGCTGGGTGGCACGGTTCACCCAGCCGCAGTCCCGGGTCAGTGTGCAGGTGGTGACCCGGGACAAGACAGCGCCGGTCGATTCAGTGGCGACCCTGAAGGTGGACGATGTCGATGCTGCGCACGCCGAGGCGCAGGCCGCCGGCATCGAGATCGTGCACCCGCTCACCACCGAGGAGTGGGGTGTGCGCCGGTTCTTCGTCCGAGCCCCCGACGGCAACGTCTTCAACATCGCCCAGGCCCACGACGGGTAGCGGCCGCCCGACCGCGGCCACCTCGACTTTCGACGAAACCACCACAAGCCGCTGCCCCCACAGCGTCCGCCACCTCGACTTGCGACGAAACCGGCAGTAGTTGCGCAGCGTCGGCCGAGAACCCTCAACGGCGGCCGTCCCTCGCAACGGAACGACCGCCGTACGTGCTGATGGAATCAGGCGACCGGTTGCAGCGGGCGCACCTTCGGCATCCCCAGGTCCGTCCCCGGCACCCGGTTGGGTTTGACGTCCAGTCGCTCGTACGCCGATCCCTGGGTCGGGCGCTGATCCTCCTGCCCTTTCACCGGCCACATCGCGGCGGCTCGCTCGGCCTGTGCGGTGATCGTCAGCGACGGATTCACCCCGAGGTTGGCCGAGACGGCCGATCCGTCGGTGACGAACAGCCCCGGGTAACCCCACACCCGGTGGTAGGGGTCGATGACGCCCTTCTCCGGCGAGTCCGAGATCACCACACCGCCCAGGAAGTGCGCGGTCAGCGGTTTGTTCGCGAGCTCAGCCCAGTTGGTGCCCGCAATCGTCTTCTTGCCGGTGAGCGTCGCCAACTTGTCCGCCATCACGTGCGCGGCAGCATGCCCCTGCGGCAGCCAGGTCGGGTTCGGCGCGCCGTGACCCTGCTTGCTGGTCAGTTTGAAACCGCCGGTCAGCTTCTTCTTCGCCGAGACGGTGATCGAGTTGTCCGAAACCTGCATGACCAGCCCGATGATCGTGCGCTCGCTCCAACCCGGGCCCAGCGGTCCGGCCATCAACAGTTTGACCGGGCTCTTGGCCAGTTCGACACCGAACGCGGCGAACCGCGCCAGCGCCCCACGGCCTTCACCATCGACCATCCCGGCGACGAGCAGCTTCATCACGTTGGAGCCCTTGCCGTAGCGGCAGTTCTCCACGTGGGTGGTCTCATCGACGTGGAAGGACGTCGTGATCGCCACACCGGTCGTGAGGTCGACACCCTTGGGCACCGTCATCGTCGCGGCACCGGCCAACTCCTCGGAGTTGGTGCGGGTCAGCACCCCCAGCGACGGGGACAGCTTCGGCAACGTGCCGGAGGCCTTCATCTTGTGCAGCAGCTGCTGGGTGCCCCAGGTGCCGGCGGCCAGCACGACGTGCCGGGCAGTGACCGACGTCTGCTTCTTGGCGGCCCACGCACCGGTGCGTTCGGTGGTGATCCGGAAACCCTCTGTCTCACCGAGGGATTCGAGCGTGGTGACCGTGCGCATCGGCTCGATCCGCGCGCCCGCCTTCTCCGCGAACGCCAGGTAGTTCTTCATCAGCGTGTTCTTCGCCCCGACCCGGCAGCCGACCATGCAGTTACCGCACTCGGTGCACCCGGTGCGGGCCGGGCCCTCCCCGCCGAAGAACGGGTCCTCGACGGTCTTGTCCGGTTCCCCGAAGAACACCCCGACCGGCGTCTTGCGGAAGGTGTGGCCGACCCCCATCTGCTCGGCGGTGTCCTTCATCAGCTGCTCGACGGGACCCCAGCAGGGGTTCTCCTCCACGACACCGAGCATCTTCTTGCCGGTCTCGTAGTGCGGCGAGAGCTCGTCCTCCCAGTCGGTGATGTGCCCCCACTGCTGGTCCTTGAAGAACTCCGACGGCGGCTTGTAGAGCGTGTTGGCGTAGTTCAACGACCCGCCCCCGACGCCGGCGCCCGCCAGGATCATGACGTTCGGCAACACGTGATAGCGCTGCACGCCGTACAGCTTCAGCGCGGGCGCCCACAGGTACTTGTTCAGCCGCCAGGAGGTCTTGGCGAAATCCTTGTCCTCGAACCGGCGCCCGGCTTCGTACACCAGGACCGAGTAGCCCTTCTCGGCCAACCGCATCGCGGAGACCGCACCACCGAAACCTGATCCGATGACCACCACGTCGTGGTCGTATTCGGTTGTCACGAAAGCCTCCCCAGCTTCATCGCGCGCAGACCGAGCGACATCGTCTTGGCCCATAGCTTTTCCGGTACGCCGAAGGCCGGCGCGATCGGCATGACGTGCTGGGCGGCGATGTTCTGCGATTCGGTGTACTTCAAGATGCCTTCTGCACCATGGCGGCGGCCGAGCCCGGACTGGCCCATCCCGCCCATCGGGGCACCGTTGCTACCCCACGCCGCGACGTACCCCTCGTTGATGTTCACAGTGCCGGCCTTGATCCGCGCCGCGATCTGCCGTCCGCGCCCGACCCGTTTGGTCCACACCGAGGCGTTCAGCCCGTACTCGGAGTCGTTGGCGAAGGCGATCGCCTCCTCATCCGAGGCCACCCGATAGATCGACACCAACGGCCCGAACGTCTCGCACCGACGGCACGTCGCCGAGTCCGGCACGTTGGCCAGCACGGTGGGCTCGAAGAAGTACGGACCCAGGTCGGGGCGTGCCTTGCCGCCGGCGAGAACGACCGCACCGGCGGCCTTGGCGTTGGTGACGTGGTCGACGACCGTCTTGAGCTGCGCCGCCGAGATCAGCGAACCCATGTCGTTGCCCCAGTCCAGATCCGAACCGAGCTTCATCGCCTGCACCTTCTTGACGAAGAGCTTGGTGAACTCATCGGCCACGCTCTCGTGCACGACCAGTCGCTCGATCGAGATACACAACTGCCCGGCGGAGGAGAAGCACGCCCGCACCGCACCCTCGGCGGCCTTGTTCAGGTTGGCGTCCGCCGCGACGTACATCGCGTTCTTGCCGCCCAACTCCATCGACGCCCCGACCAACCGACCAGCGGCGCGCTGCGCGACCCCGATGCCGGTCTTGGTCGAACCGGTGAACATCACGTAGTCCGCCTGGTCCAGCACGGCCTGGCCGACGGTGCTACCCGGCCCCAGGACGACCTGCAGCAAGCCGTTCGGAAGCCCGGCCTGGTCGATCAACTCGACCGCTCGCAGCGCCGTCAGCGCCGACTGGGAGTCCGGACGCAGCACGATGGCGTTGCCCGCGACCAGGGCGGGGAGCGCGTCGGTGATGGACATCGACAGCGGGTAGTTCCACGGCGCAACGACTCCGACGACACCCTTGGGGTGGTGCAGCACCCGGGTCTGGGTCAGCACCGGGACGGCGCCCAGGGCCCGGCGGGGCTTGAGGTAGTGGTTGGCCCGACGCGCGTAGTGCCGGGCGACCCCCGCCACGTCCATGACCTCTTCGAACGCATTGCGGCGGGTCTTGCCCGATTCGAGCTGGATCAGATCCATCAGCTCGCCCTGGTTCTTCAGGACCAGGTCGTGCAGTTTCAGCAGGAATCGCGCGCGCTCGCGGGGCGAGGTCGCGGCCCACTTGCGCTGCGCCCGACGCGCCGTCTTGTAGGCGACCTCGACGTCGTCCACCGTGCTGCCCGGCAGGGTCGCGAGCAACTCCCCCGTGAACGGCGTCACGCACTGGATCGGGTCAGCACCGGGGGAACTGAGGACGCGACGCGCCAACCGGGGGGCCAGGTGGGGCGCAATGGCGTACGGCGATCGCGCCGGTTTGGCGGCCACGACCGGGTCCGCGGCGGCAGCGGGGTCCTGCAGGATGTCGGTCATGTTACGGAATAGTAAGTGACACAGGTCACTGCGTGGTACTACACCCGAAGAAAAGTCTCCGGACCGTAATCAGGACCGCTGGTAAGGCGCCACCACAACCTCGACGCGCTGGAACTCCTTGAGCTCGGTGTACCCGGTCGTCGCCATGGCGCGGCGCAGCGCCCCGGTGATGTTGGTCGTACCGTCCGCGGACTGGCCCGGGCCGTTGAGGATCTCCGCCAAGGTGCCCACGGTCCCTACGTAGACCTTCTCCCCGCGCGGCAACTGCGCGTGGTGCGCTTCGGAGCCCCAGTGGTAGCCCTCGCCCGGCGCGGAAGAGGACCGGGCCAACGCAGCACCCAGCATCACGGCATCCGCACCACACGCGATCGCCTTGACCACGTCACCGGACAAGCCCATGCCGCCATCGGCGATCACGTGCACGTAGCGACCGCCGGTCTCGTCCATGTAGTCCCGACGCGCTCCCGCGACGTCGGCGATGGCCGAGGCCATCGGCGCGTGGATACCCAGCGCCCGCCGCGTCGTGTGCGCCGCTCCCCCACCGAAGCCGACCAGGACGCCGGCCGCGCCGGTCCGCATCAGGTGCAGGGCCGCGGTGTAGGTGGCCACGCCACCGACGATGACCGGGACGTCGAGTTCGTAGATGAAGCGCTTGAGGTTCAACGGCTCGGAGTTGCCGGACACGTGCTCGGCGCTGACCGTCGTACCGCGGATCACGAACAGATCCACGCCCGCGTCGACCACGGTCTTCCAGTGCTCCTGGGTGCGCTGCGGCGACAAGGCACCGGCGACCGTGCACCCGGAGTCGCGAATCTCCTTCAACCGCAGAGCAATCAGGTCAGGGCGGATCGGCTCGGAGTAGATCTCCCGCATCCGGGGCAGCGCTTCGCTGGGCGCCAGGGCCGCGATCTCCTCCAGTAGCGGCTCGGGGCGCTCGTAGCGGGTCCACAGGCCCTCGAGGTCGAGCACCGGCAAACCACCGAGGCGACCGAACTCGATGGCGGAAGCCGGCGACATGACCGAGTCCATCGGAGCGGCCATGATCGGCAGATCGAAGTGATAGGCGTCGATCTGCCAGCCGAGCGACACCTCCCTCGGGTCGCGGGTGCGCCGGGAGGGCACCACCGCGATGTCGTCGAAGGAAAAGGCGCGCCGCCCGCGCTTGCCCCGGCCGATCTCGATCTCAGTCACAGCTGAAGATTATCCGGCCCAGTAGTTCGGGGCCTCGACGATGCCCTGCACGTCGTGCGGGTGGGACTCCTTCAGGCCCGCCGAGGTGATCCGCACGAACCGCCCGC
The window above is part of the Branchiibius hedensis genome. Proteins encoded here:
- a CDS encoding GuaB3 family IMP dehydrogenase-related protein, coding for MTEIEIGRGKRGRRAFSFDDIAVVPSRRTRDPREVSLGWQIDAYHFDLPIMAAPMDSVMSPASAIEFGRLGGLPVLDLEGLWTRYERPEPLLEEIAALAPSEALPRMREIYSEPIRPDLIALRLKEIRDSGCTVAGALSPQRTQEHWKTVVDAGVDLFVIRGTTVSAEHVSGNSEPLNLKRFIYELDVPVIVGGVATYTAALHLMRTGAAGVLVGFGGGAAHTTRRALGIHAPMASAIADVAGARRDYMDETGGRYVHVIADGGMGLSGDVVKAIACGADAVMLGAALARSSSAPGEGYHWGSEAHHAQLPRGEKVYVGTVGTLAEILNGPGQSADGTTNITGALRRAMATTGYTELKEFQRVEVVVAPYQRS
- a CDS encoding ABC transporter ATP-binding protein, which codes for MSDTTRRTLPIATPRQVREHTLALIRQHRGFLALVVGLQGLAALAALVTPWLMGRLLDDLTRGTTYAVINEIALAFLAAVLVQTILVWFARRAAFIMGEGVFAQLRERYVERVVELPLSTVERAGTGDLVARTTNDVEALAYVVRYGIPSLFVGAVTVTLTLIVGFVVNPLVAIGLLVGVPMMVLTTRRYLRLARARYLRERASYAVGNAVVTETVEGARTLDALRLQERGRQRIDASIAEMFDAEMGTLALRLRWFPSIDLGVLGPVAVVLLWGGWLVFEGHASIGQVTTIVLYAQAMAGPVDELLGWLDEIQVGATSLSRVIGVEEVPADRTATGALPATSDMAASDVRYAYRTGRDVLHGVSLALQPGERLAMVGPSGAGKSTLGRLLAGIDGPREGSVTVGEVPLVDLSLPVLRGEVALVTQEHHVFVGTLRDNLLLAAPTATDDVLREALASVDAGDWAARLPDGLDTVVGAGGHALTDAQSQQLALARLVLVDPHTLVLDEATSLLDPRAARHLERSLNAVVTGRTVVAIAHRLHTAHDADRVAVIEGGRISELGSHDELLAINGSYAALWRAWRSEESA
- a CDS encoding ABC transporter transmembrane domain-containing protein; this encodes MPTGKVVAAIASDAPTIGSSFDVANRFAGAIVSYLVVAVIMLTTSVRLGLLVLLGVPILLASLALVMKPLQRRQAQQREASGKLVELGADTVAGLRVLRGIGGEATFLERYRDQSQLVRRRGNQVAGLQSTLDAAQILLPGLFTLIVTWVGAHAVLDGDLQVGQLVAFYGYAAFLVLPLQTATEFAGKLTRTHVAAAKVIAVLGVRSDSAADAATATLPDGPGSLHDPSTGLTVAPGQFVAVVSAHPEESAALADRLGRFGAERTEVTIAGTPIADVPLTEVRERVVVSQIDPALFTGRLRDELDPWNRASDARLQQALQVASAEDILDAVDDGLDTPVEERGRTFSGGQRQRLTLARALLSEAEILVLVEPTSAVDAHTEARIAGRLVAERAGRTTIVMTASPLLLDRADEVVLLQDGQVTARGTHADLLRHDSAYRRVVVRGDDDAVVGA
- a CDS encoding GMC family oxidoreductase N-terminal domain-containing protein is translated as MTTEYDHDVVVIGSGFGGAVSAMRLAEKGYSVLVYEAGRRFEDKDFAKTSWRLNKYLWAPALKLYGVQRYHVLPNVMILAGAGVGGGSLNYANTLYKPPSEFFKDQQWGHITDWEDELSPHYETGKKMLGVVEENPCWGPVEQLMKDTAEQMGVGHTFRKTPVGVFFGEPDKTVEDPFFGGEGPARTGCTECGNCMVGCRVGAKNTLMKNYLAFAEKAGARIEPMRTVTTLESLGETEGFRITTERTGAWAAKKQTSVTARHVVLAAGTWGTQQLLHKMKASGTLPKLSPSLGVLTRTNSEELAGAATMTVPKGVDLTTGVAITTSFHVDETTHVENCRYGKGSNVMKLLVAGMVDGEGRGALARFAAFGVELAKSPVKLLMAGPLGPGWSERTIIGLVMQVSDNSITVSAKKKLTGGFKLTSKQGHGAPNPTWLPQGHAAAHVMADKLATLTGKKTIAGTNWAELANKPLTAHFLGGVVISDSPEKGVIDPYHRVWGYPGLFVTDGSAVSANLGVNPSLTITAQAERAAAMWPVKGQEDQRPTQGSAYERLDVKPNRVPGTDLGMPKVRPLQPVA
- a CDS encoding succinic semialdehyde dehydrogenase, whose translation is MTDILQDPAAAADPVVAAKPARSPYAIAPHLAPRLARRVLSSPGADPIQCVTPFTGELLATLPGSTVDDVEVAYKTARRAQRKWAATSPRERARFLLKLHDLVLKNQGELMDLIQLESGKTRRNAFEEVMDVAGVARHYARRANHYLKPRRALGAVPVLTQTRVLHHPKGVVGVVAPWNYPLSMSITDALPALVAGNAIVLRPDSQSALTALRAVELIDQAGLPNGLLQVVLGPGSTVGQAVLDQADYVMFTGSTKTGIGVAQRAAGRLVGASMELGGKNAMYVAADANLNKAAEGAVRACFSSAGQLCISIERLVVHESVADEFTKLFVKKVQAMKLGSDLDWGNDMGSLISAAQLKTVVDHVTNAKAAGAVVLAGGKARPDLGPYFFEPTVLANVPDSATCRRCETFGPLVSIYRVASDEEAIAFANDSEYGLNASVWTKRVGRGRQIAARIKAGTVNINEGYVAAWGSNGAPMGGMGQSGLGRRHGAEGILKYTESQNIAAQHVMPIAPAFGVPEKLWAKTMSLGLRAMKLGRLS
- a CDS encoding VOC family protein, which encodes MRVVEILTNLTVPDVDQVRAFYADFLGLSQEEMNQGWVARFTQPQSRVSVQVVTRDKTAPVDSVATLKVDDVDAAHAEAQAAGIEIVHPLTTEEWGVRRFFVRAPDGNVFNIAQAHDG